tgttgcttcttGCTTCTTGATTGTATTGTATAAGTTGATGAGATTCACATGGTTCTTTGAAATCTTGGTGGTTCTCTTCTGCATCGGTGGTGTGGAGGTGCGTGTTGTTGCTTTGACATGTTATTTATcataaatgatgaattttcaatTACCTTCTTGAATACTTTAGCCCATAGACTTATGTTGGCAGATGATATACTTGTCCATATTTGACTGCCTTAGATGATTGTAATGGGATAACACTTCACTTCAGGCAGGAAACTGGTGCACCTTGAGAGTAGCAACACATGCTTTCTTAAATAAATGTGGCCAGGATCAGGAGCAATGTCGAAATGATATAACTTCTATGATGCGTATACAGGATATGATAAGTAACATTATTGTCTTTTGCTAATCCTATCCTATGTGATAGCACAGCCTCGAAATTTGTACCCATATATAAGAATACCACTAGATAGTGTAGGGTTCATTCATGATTTGCATTATCTCTTCAGATAAAAAAATAGTGTTCAGTAAGTTTCCATATTATTTTAAATCAGTTATTGTAAAcctctcaaaaataaataaataaataaataaataaattttgcaATGTATAAGTTGTGTGTTACATATGAATGTGTTGTCAACTTATTTCGTTTAGAGAAGCAGATTTCTAATTCTACTATATTTATGTTTATCTGTTCATCTCTTTCTATGACCTTGTTCTGGCTTCCACAATCTGTTAAAACACTTATTTCGGTTCCTTTCATGTGCAGGGGCTACAAACTTGCTTAGTTGCCTTGATAGCAAGGTATGGTTTGATCCACTTTAGCTGTGTTATACATAGTGTAATTTGCtgtctctctcttctttttttaaataaggTTAGGTAATAGTGTAATTTGCTGTCCCTGAACTTAGCATCATGCCTTTTGCAATTCTACAATTTTACAGCAGAATTAGGATGGACAAATGAGCTGTTTTAGTTGTTAAGGAATCCAGCTTTAAGTTGTGTGATGAGGGAAATTGCTAGCattttcttaactagttaatccTTTTGTTGTATGAAAAAATCTTTAGATTCGATCTGTCATTTCAAGCATAACCATATCAGAAGTGAAAAGCTATTTCATCTTTCCAGCATTCCAGGTACTGAATGGCTTGGTGAAAGCTTGAAAATCAATTTGAACTAGCTGTCTTTACGTGCTGATTGTACTCATTATTCTGTCTGTTTCGGTCTTTCTAATGCTCAATACATTCTGTTCAGATTACATAGTTAACTAGATTTATCTCATGGGTGGTTTTGGTGGAAAATGTGATATCATGGGACTATTGTAGTTTGGTTTGTAGCGTTCACTTTTAAGTTACAGAATGTCCTTCCAATGAgattttatctttttcttttaataaatcTAATGAGActtatctttttcatttttcaagtTTAGTATTTCCTCCATCTCATTTGAAATAGCCTAATAGATTGATCATTGAAAGATGAAAACTGATTTGAATTCTTCAAATCGTATAAATAATAGATGGAACTAATTAAAGTAAAGAAATGCTATCAAATGATAGAAATTAGTTCCAAAATATTattacttcaaaagaaaaaaaggacagCTCGTTGCACTAAACTATCGCTATGCACTAGGTCTTATGTATTGCTAGTAATACTGTAGAGGTTAACTAGGACATTAAGTTGAGACAGAGTAATTACAACAACTTTCCTCATCATTGATTCCCTAACCGAAAACTCATCTCTACccaataatatttcttttctccATCTACCTTTGAAGCAATCAATAAGAAAATTGCTCTAGTGAAATTAGGAATAGAGCAAATTACAGCAACATTAATGTTTATTGTCTAATCCACTGATGCAAAAATTTCTGTCAAAATACATTAGTGTTCATCATAATATAGGTACAAAGAATTTCTTGTGATCTTCGTGCTATAATTCAATCAGAATTTAGATTTGGTATTGGAAGTTCTGCTTTTAAGAACAGCATTGGAAGGTCTGTTTTACAATGAATATCTAATTGTTTCaagtgtttttttctttttcaggtGGTTTAAGCGTACGGGAGAGTCATTCATTAAAGTACCCATTTTTGGTGCAGTCTCGTATCTTACTTTGGCTGTTTCTCCGTTCTGCATAACGTTTGCAGTGGTTTGGGCAGTGTACAGAAATTCTTCTTTTGGCTGGATAGGTCAAGACATACTTGTAAGGATCATTtcattttgtttcctttttcagTAATATATAAAATGATTGTTTATTTGATACCCTGTGCAAGCGTTTTTTTTAACTTCCAAAAACATCCATTGACATTTTAGTGCTATGCATTATCAAGTTTATCCACAAACATGACAGTTGTGATTGCTATAAACCAGAGATTCTACCACTGGATTGTTGTCCTTTTACTTTATTGTTTGCTCACCAAAGTTGGATTTGGGCATCCTAAGATGTTTGACACCAATATATTTACTGTTTTATACCATACAACTTTCACAaatttcaaactcaaatatatttaacaatTCAAAGTCATAATAatagtaattatttttctttgtcGAACTAACTCTGAACAACTGttttaaaaatttctttcttCACAACTAAATATAATACACAAGTCAGTATTAACTTCTTAAACTTCGTATCTTGTCGAGCATGCCACATAAAATAGCATGAAGGGAGTAGTAAATACAATTACCTGATCCATATACCATATTGGGAAGAAGGATCAGATCATGTACCTTCAGCCCCCCTTTGTGCCATAATATGGGAAACTGCACGAAGTCTTCTCATTTGATTGATTTGATTCCATCTCATCATATAGTAACCCGAGTGTATCCGATTTTCCATCGCTGTTACATGTATAGGCTATGTTTATTTTACTGTTTGAGGTATATCAACTGATGATCttgccctttttttttcttttggatagGGTATTGCACTAATAATTACAGTTATGCAAATTGTACGGATACCTAATCTCAAGGTAAACAATTTTACCCACCAAGAATTTAATGGATCGAGCTGTATTTCATTGCATAAATGTTCAGTTGATCTCATCTTGCAAACTTTCTTATAGCCATGACATGGTTTAAGTTAGTGACTTCTTTTTACTTGTTTTCCTAAGTTGTTTGTTCTTTCTAGTGTCACAAAGAACATACACAGAAGTAAGAGAGATGTTTTTTTTTACCCGCATTTTGAGAATTGATTCTAGAAATAGTGGCCAAGTTTGCTTATAAAAATCAACAAATTTTTTTGAAAGATTTTCTTCTTCGGTTGTTAGAAGGTCACTGCTTCAGGTGTTAACTATCTTAAATGCCGCATTTTGATGCTCACTCTACTGGCTTGTCTCTTTTACAGCACAGTTTTTACAATGATCTTATCATCTCATATAAATATTAACTAGTATTAAATATCAGGTTGGTTCAGTTCTTTTGGGTTGTGCCTTCATCTACGACATATTTTGGGTATTTGCTTCTCAGAGTCTCTTCCATGAAAGTGTGATGATTGTGGTAGGTAATCACTTAAGTTCACTTGATGCTAATGGGAGTTGCTTCTAGATATAAGTCAGTAAATTTGAATTTTCCATGTCTTTGAAGGTAGCTCGTGGTGATAAAAGCGGGGAGGATGGTATTCCAATGCTGCTGAAGATTCCACGACTATTTGATCCATGGGGTGGTTACAGCATTATTGGCTTTGGTGACATCCTATTGCCTGGCCTGCTAGTAGCATTTTCACTTAGGTTTGATGTCTGCACTTCCGACTTTAACCATACGAACCTTTGAATTTGTTCATCACTTTATATGCAATCTATATGGTTTTCTTTGGGAGGGCAAGTCGAGTGGAGGAATATGGATTTGCATTTGACTTGCATCTAGAACAGTTTCCGAAAATGAGATAACCCCTTTTCCTTTCATAATTTTCGTTATCTTTGTGTTATGACATTTAGTACTTTGACATCATACAAAATTCATCATATCCACCTCGGTAGTACTCGCTACACatcaaatattttgataaaatagaGAATATAGAGATCTCAGACCCGTTCTTCACCCTGCTCACACCCCAAATACACAACTCCAATATTTCGATAAAATAGACACTATAAGAGATCTCGAACACTGATTCCAGAACTATTGTTTATTTTTGGTCGTCAATAAAATTTGTTCCCTCACAGGTATGATTGGCTTGCAAAGAAGAATCTTCGAGCTGGTTACTTCTTGTGGGCAATGATTGCATATGGATTAGGTACTTAACGATATATTCTTTAGATTAAGCCTATTACTTAAGTTGGAGTTTTTTCTGTTCTACAAATTTGAACATATTCTCTTGAATACATTGCAGGTCTTCTTATTACATATATAGCATTGAACTTAATGGATGGTCATGGCCAACCTGCACTTCTTTACATCGTCCCATTTACCCTCGGTAATTCTCATCAAATACTTCTTTTCAAGTTGTAATGTCGATATGTTTTTGGTAACCAAATACCGTAAATGACTCTCCATGGAGAGCATTTTCTTGGAAAATGACTTCCGTCAAACCAAACACGCTCCAAATCTTCATGAACAAGTAGCTCCTAGTTTCACAATCATCGAACCGATATATATACACCTTTGTGCAGGGACCTTTTTAATGCTGGGGAGAAAGAGAGGTGACCTGAAAATTCTATGGACAAAGGGTGAACCAGAAAGGGTGTGTCCACATGTTTGTCTCGAATCAATCGAAGAATCAACTCGAGAAGGATAAGGGCAATCTTCCTCttgtaattatatattatatactgATCTAAGTATTATCTGTGCTATCATTCATTCAACATTCTGGTATTGTTTAGCTGTTTAAGGCTTAGCAAAATCTTCAGTTGTTAAGTACACATTTGATATGCCAGTTATTAATGTACAGCATTTGTCAGTTTGGTGAAAAATAGTATAGTTGCTGCTTAACTTTGATTATCTCCACTGTTTCCTCTTTCCTGGACAATATGATCTTTACACTgttcatgtaaaaaaaaaagaggacaGCTCGGGGCGCTAAACTCCCGCTATGCATGGGGCGTGGCCTTTTATCTTGCATTTCTGCAAAAGTTTATTTCCACATGTTTGAATATGCCAATGTAGGCAACTCTTATCTCAACAAGCCAGTCTGATGCACAAAGCATTTTGTGCTCATGTAGGATTTGAAAAAAGGCTGCATTTTGAGGGGTAGTGCGCAACTTTCACGGCTTGAATGATTAATAGATTACACAGAAATAATTTTACCATTACTTCAAAGCTCCTCTCGAAGCAATTCCTATCTAAAATACTAATTTAgaaaaggcaaaaaaaaaataagggaAGAAATAGGAAAATGACACTTCAAAGATTACAAGCATAGCTGTACATTTATATAGGCGGTgcatatttcattttctttaaggTTATTTCAACAATCAAATAGGGCCAAAAATATAtggaatatattaaatattaataccTAACATGATAAGTACCCATTAATGTGTCGTGTGATGAGAATATAGCACAATTATTAGCACAACTTTTCTATTTATAAATACCAAAAATTGAAGTCACAAACTCGTTTTTTTGTAATATTGATTGAGACATGAATTAGTATTATATAcaccttaaaaaaattatattatattattcccCTCACCCACCCACCCCCCTCCGCGaccacccaaaaaaaaaaagatgctCCTATTCCCTTATCTTCAACATAATTAATTAcatctcacaaatttaaaataatatgtattttGCCATTTCGTTTGCTTTTTCCATCAAtactactaaaaataataatatagaaattAGCGGTAGAAAAATTCTAcaactaaataaaattaaatatgtatGCAAATCTAACTTTTATTATTGTGAGGTGGAAAAACTGTTTCTGATAATACCCTCTCTCTAGaaagaaatatttcaaaaaaattgataaattcaataattaaacaagaaaattcattattattctatttaatAATGAATTATTAGAAAATGTTGTTAATTACAAGAAATTTAACAATAATAACGAAATTCATAGCTAATTAAAAAAGATATAATATAGTCTTATCAAAGCATCAAATTCAAATAAGCCACGTCTTTAGCATTGACATTATATAATAtgatttctttttcaatttttttgttcttAATAAAATTGGACCACAAATTTATGAAAACAAATGGGTCGGTTTGCTTAGGCGGCTATGCTGACCCATCATCGTAGAAATTTTACTATTATTTGTGACatttttttaatgacaaatgGCTAAATGATAGGGTTTGGACGGTTTTATTATATGTGTACAAGTTTTAAAGgtattgcattttatttttattttgtctttatATTAGATTAATAGAACTTGTAATTTCATAGTTGTaactttttcttgtttaatttatttgatatctAAAATTTAGTGATTTGTTTAATTTGGGTTTGTGTCGGTAggtttttcattattaaaatttaaactaaAGATTCTGATTAACTGATggatgaattttaaaaaatccaaCGCATTCTTTGGTggctattttaaaaatatttgaactcaAAATCTCTGATTAAGGATGAAAGAGTTTCAAACATTCAAGACGCgcacttttttatttatttttgtgtagtTAAAATATGGTTGTAATTGAACTTCATACTACTTGAGTACTAGGTTTCTTATTCACTAGAAATTCTTTCTTTTACCTTTTTCCTCCACTATTACCTCACACCAAAACATTAAAAAGAAACCAAAGAGAAAAAAGAGTTACacttttattataatttaagaTAGAACAATACTTcctccttttaaaaaaaaaatgatctagtttgatttgatacggaatttaaaaaaataaaaaagacttttCAATTCTGTgattctaaattaaagttatgtcaaatgtaccaaaatatcttttaatcttGTGGCCTTAAACATGCTACGTGGAAAACTAAAATTAAAGTATtgtcaaaaaaaggaaaaaggtcattcttttttaaaagaactaaaaaaaaataggtcattcttttttaaacggaAGGAGTATAAACAAGTGATTGAGATTTATTATTTGGAAAACCTATaccttttagtggtggatgtcaAAAGCTTAAAATTCCATTTTTATGTTAAGAAGGTAACTTTTTGTAACATTACTTttcatttattactttctagAAATGTTCTAgacttttttgtgttttttttttctttgtttgttttgGTAAGTTTGATATAAGGGAAAATcaaaagagaatatttgaatgacCAAAAATCACAATAACATAAAAGAtgatatgaaggcttgaaattGCATGTGAGTAGAACACAATGCCAATTTATCATCTTATGAGTTGTATAAACCATGATGTGCACTTCTCTTTTTGTGTGAGCAACATATATAAAGTTAAATCCAACACCCTCCTTCATGATAATCCAAAATAAAGTTTGGGAAAAATGACAATATAGAATTGGCCCAAAGTGtcacaaatattattatttttttggctagAATACTAAATGTGGAGCATATAATAACTCCTTTTTTTGGGGGGTGGGGGAAAGGGCTGTAtttcttgttattttggcccctACATTATCATAATTTGAAGGGAATGACATAATGAACTTCTTTTCTTTGCAATTCCTACATCACACTTTTCCTTCCCTCTTACTTTGTATAAAATTCTTCTTACATCAATTTAATAAAGAATGTTACTTTTTATCTTTATTACCGAAGAAAGTTAGATATCTTTAATTGTTGTATGAATCAGGTTCTTAGTTTGAAGTTAGTCGAATTTACAGTTAAATAACACATTAATTTAATGTGGAATACCCCCTTACTGAAGgagtaaaaatcataatttcaaatctactaaaactttaaagttttataattataactcaataatcaaaggAACTACCCATATATATAGTACCTAACCCCAAATAATTCACTCAAATTATTTCTAAGTGTAAAACTCTCTCAAGGAGCCAAATCCACTCCTTGTTACAAATCTCACAACACACCCTTATCTCGATAGGAAAGTCTTTCCTATTTAAACATTGATTAGACAGGAAGGAAATAAACCTTTCGTAGTTGAGCACTAATTCCTGATTTGCCTTGAACTCCTGCCTCTTCTTATTCAATTATACTATACACATATTTTGCCAAAAATAGGTTTTGTCTAATCATCAAAATTTGCTTGACCAGTACTCTTCAATTACCCACTTAATTCCGACCATAAGATTCAAAATGCATTTGAATACATTATACACATCCAAATTCTAAAACtacaatatttaaaataataattttattttttaaaaataaattcacatTTAGCCAAACTATGTCATGTAAAAAAATAACcctaaaaacaaataaataacatCTTCATTCACTCGCAAACAATTCGtgttatactatttatacatgattaaataattttttatatataaatagtaaatgTCGAACTCCCTTCTACTGCTTCATGTATCTACTTTTTTCGATTTTAACCTCCCTTATTAAAAACTCTGACTCCACCACTATTCA
The genomic region above belongs to Solanum dulcamara chromosome 5, daSolDulc1.2, whole genome shotgun sequence and contains:
- the LOC129890064 gene encoding signal peptide peptidase-like 2, producing the protein MSCKIHQEKENFRLKLRKMDFQRITSVIFICGVVLLSLNLPAKVTAGDIVHDDELAPKKPGCENDFVLVKVQTWIDGEEDAEFVGVGARFGTTIVSKEKNAQQTPLTLSDPRDCCKPPRKKLAGEVIMVDRGHCKFTAKANNAEAAGASAILIVNNQKELYKMVCDPGETDLDIHIPAVMLPQDAGITLNKMLLNGSSVTVQLYSPKRPVVDIAEVFLWLMAVGTILCGSYWSAWSAREAVIEQDKLLKDASEEELPNFGTGDSSSVMDINMISAVLFVVVASCFLIVLYKLMRFTWFFEILVVLFCIGGVEGLQTCLVALIARWFKRTGESFIKVPIFGAVSYLTLAVSPFCITFAVVWAVYRNSSFGWIGQDILGIALIITVMQIVRIPNLKVGSVLLGCAFIYDIFWVFASQSLFHESVMIVVARGDKSGEDGIPMLLKIPRLFDPWGGYSIIGFGDILLPGLLVAFSLRYDWLAKKNLRAGYFLWAMIAYGLGLLITYIALNLMDGHGQPALLYIVPFTLGTFLMLGRKRGDLKILWTKGEPERVCPHVCLESIEESTREG